GAGGCCGCAGGCGGCATGGTGCGTGCCTCGAATCGTGATGGTCACGGAGCGCGCTTTGAAATTACGTTTCCAGCGGTTAGGGGAAAGCTGAGTACCACCAAAGTAGTAGCACGAAAGGATACCGCCTTGCGGGGAGGAACCGAAGTACAATGCTAACAATTGCTCCAACTAGTTTTTCCATGCAGACTTTTCCTGAATTGGTTGCAGGGAGGATGCACCTTCTCGTCGTGGATGAAGACGCTGCGGTGCGTTCCGCCTGTTGCGAAATTGCGACTCGGCTGGGTTATGCTGCGACGGGCGCTGCCGGCGTAGCTGCCGCCCGCGAACTGCTGCGTGGCAATGCCATCGACATTCTTCTGCTCGATCTGAAGGCTCCGGTCGCGGCTGGTCTTGAGCTTCTGGAAGAGGTGAAGACTCTGCATCCGCAGACCTCGGTGGTGGTGATGACCGCGTTCGCCACGGTCAACTCCGCAGTCGAGGCGATGCGCACCGGCGCGAGCGATTACCTGACCAAGCCATTTGCGCTGGATGAAATCTCCGGCGTGTTGGAACGCGCCTCGGAGCGGAAGAAGGTGGATGTATCCAGCCGCCGGTTGCGGGAGAGGCTGCGGAACCAGCAGGGGCTTGGCAACATCATCGGGCGCAGTCCGGAGATGGATAAGCTGTATCGAATTCTTTCCAAGGTCGCGCAGAGCTCGCACCCTGTCCTGATCCTGGGCGAGAGCGGCACGGGCAAGGAGCTGGTGGCGCGGGCTATCCATGCCAATGGCGCAAACGCCAGCAAGCCTTTCATCCCGGTAGATTGCGGATCGCTGGTGCCGACACTGATCGAGAGCGAGCTCTTCGGCTATGTCAAGGGAGCCTTCACGGGAGCGAACCGCTCGAAGGACGGCCTGCTTGCATCGGCAGAGGGTGGCACCGTATTCCTCGACGAGATTGGCGAGTTGCCACTTGACCTGCAGGCCAAGCTGCTGCGCGCTCTGCAGGAAAAGGAAATCCGGCCGGTTGGATCGACGACCCGCATCCCCATCAATGTCCGCGTGCTGGCAGCGACGAACCGCGACCTGGCGGGAATGGTGGAGCAGGGGCGCTTCCGCAAGGATCTGTATTACCGCCTGAATGTGGTGAACCTGAGGATCCCTCCTCTGCGCGATCGCAAGCAGGACATCCCCATGCTGGCAGCCCACTTTCTGGATCGTCTGTCCCGGGAGAACGCGACCACTTACACGTTGAGCGATGACGCCCTGCGTACGATGATCGCCTACGACTGGCCGGGGAATGTCCGGGAGTTGGAGAACTCCATTGAACGTGCCTGCGCACTCTCATCCGGTCCGACGCTGCACATGGGCGATCTGCCGACGCAGTTGCAGGAGTTCCGCCTGCAGGTGCACCGCACCAATGATGCGGGGAGCGGGGCAGCGCAGGAGTCCGCCGCCGCGATGCCTGAAGTCACTCCCCTCGCGGAGTTGGAGAAGCAGGCAATCCTTTCCACCATTCGGCAACTGAAGGGCGACAAACTGATGGCAGCCAAGCTTCTCGGCATCGGAAAGACGACGCTCTACCGCAAGCTGAAGGAGTATGGCATTACCGAAGCAATGGCAACGGACCCCGCTGATTGAGAAGGATCCGCCGGTACTCTGACGGACGCTCGCAGCAAAACAACAGCGGCCCAAAAACAAATTCACACTAGCGGCCCCAAAACAAAATACAGCTAGAAAGTACAGACAGGAGTTCTTTGTGAATCTGCCCATATTGATGATTACCGCCCTTGCAGGATCCGAAAATTGCGCCATGGCCATGGGCCGTCAACTCGGCCTTTCTGTGGAAGTTGCGGACACGCGCAAGGCTGCGCTGACCGCGCTTCGCCGCAGAGAATACTCCGTGGTGGTGGTGGACGACTCGCTGGCTGAGTCCGACCCCGCGGGTATGGAACTGATCTGGAAGCATGCAGCACTCGCCGTGCCTCTGCAGGTGAACTTTGCCATCTCGGGTGCCTCCCGGCTGGCGCGAGAGGTCCGTCTGGCCCTTAGCCGACGCGAACAGGAGCAGTCTCTGGCGATGCGCGCCGCGGCTTCGACGATTGAGAACGAACTGAAGTCGACGGTTACCGGCCTGCTGCTGCAATCCCAGTTGGCGCTGGCGGAGCCTTCGGCATCTCCGGTATTGACGGAAAAATTAAAGCTGATGGTGGAGCTGGCCGGCAACCTTCGTCAGCAGTTGGCGCGCCCGCAGGCTTAGAGCACCGCTCCCGCGCAAGGTCGCGACAGGGCTCGCACGCCGTTCCATTGGTAGCGTTCCGCGCCCTGTTTCTACCGCCGCTGTTCCACTCAGGAACGGCGGCGCTGGATGGCCCTCAGCCAGATCGCAGGGAGCACCGCACATTTGGCTGCACGGGGCTAATGCACGGTGCGCATCTTCCTTTGCATATAGTCCATCAGCAGATACTCGCCGAGCGTATCGGGCGTGGTGAAGTAGGCTTTGCCGCGGCACATCGACGTAACCTTCTGCACAAACTGCACCAGGCCAAGGTCTGAGGCCAGCATGAAGGTGTTGATCATGATGCTGGAGCGCTTGCAGCGGGCGACCTCTTCCAGCGTCTCGCTCACCACCAGCGGATCGAGCCCAAAGGCGTTCTTGTAGATGCGTCCATCCGGCAGCGTGAGGGCCGAGGGCTTCCCATCGGTAATCATCACGATCTGCTTCATATCCTTGCGTTGCCGTTCGAGGATACGCTGCGCCAATCGCAGGCCCTCGCGCGTGTTGGTGTAGTAGGGGCCGACCTTGACGCGGGCAATCTGCGAGACGGGCATCTCCTCCGCCGAGTCATGGAAGAGCACAAGGGAAAGAGAGTCTCCGGGATATTGCGTGCGGATGAGATGCGAGAGTGCCATAGCCACCCGCTTTGCAGGTGTGAAGCGGTCCTCCCCGTAGAGAATCATCGAGTGGGAGCAATCCAGCAGAACCACTGTGGCGCAGGAGCTCTGATACTCCGACTGGTGTACATGCAGATCGCTGTACTCGATGTTCAGCGGCATGCGGAGGCCTTCGCGTGCAATCGCCGAGCTGAGCGTGGCAGTCGTGTCCAGATTCAGCGTGTCTCCGAATTGATAGAGCTGGGAAGCTCCGCTGGTTTCAATTCCGGTAGCCCAGTGCTGCGTGTCGTGCCGGCCATAACTGGACTTGCCGAGCGAGCCCAGGAGATCGCGGAGCGTCTTGAAGCCGAGAAAGTCGAGGCTCTTGTCGGTAACCTCAAACCGTACCTGCCCTTCGACCTCGCCGACCTGCCCTTGCCCCGCTGATGGGCGAGCCGGATTCAGAGGGCTCTCGACCGAGATATAGTTTTCCTGCTCCATCCGGTCGATGAGTTGTTCGATGAGATCGTCGAGCTGGCCGCTCTCCACCATCTTGTCGAGCTGCTGCTGCAGGGATTGGTCGAGCATTTCTCCGGATTCGAGCGCCTGGCGGAGCGCCTCCCGCAGACTCTCCAATGTGTGCTCGCCGTCGAGTTCGGCAAAGCGGGAGTAGGGATCGCGGTAGCCGGAATCGAGCAGGTAGTTCGCGAGAGCCTGCAGCAGGTCTTCCATGCTCATTTCGGATGCCGGGCTGCCGTTGTACTTGGTGTATCGAATCCGTTTCATGGCATAGCTCCTGGAAGAGCAGGTCTGTCAGCGAAGCACGCGCCGGGCTGCGATTCGAGAATGCTGCCCCGGCATTCTTGAGGCCTCTAGTTGAGTCCCCGCCGTACCTGCTTCTGCTGCCACTCCTCGGCGAAGGACTCCGTGTCTGTGCGCTCCGGCCGCCGCGGCTTCTCCTGCGCGGAGAAGCCGCGTTCCTCGCTGCGGCTCAACTTTCTGTGGGCATACATGCCTTCGAGCAAAAACTCCGCCGCGGAGACAATCAGCTCCGGCGTGCCCGAGGGCTTCACCGAAACAGCGGAGAGTTTTTCGAGGAGCCCTTGAATCTGGCACAACTCGGCCAGGGTATCGGCAGCGGATTGTCCGTCATCGATCTTGACGGTGCCGCCCAGGTTGAACCACTGCTCGATCTGCTGTGTATTGGTGGTGGCGAAATACTTGTCGTAGAACCGTGCGATCGCGACGCGGATCAACTCGCGGACCACCGTGTCGGCGCCGCGCAGTTCTCCTTCATATTCCAACTCGACCTTGCCGGTGATGCCCGGGAGTGCGGCGTACAGATCACCAACCCGCGGAACGACGAGCGTTTCTCCGTGCAGGAGCGCGCGCCGCTCGGCGTTGGAAACGACCAGCTCCATCGTGGAGATGGGCAGCCGCTGGCTTACGCCGCTGCGGTTATCTACCTTCTTATCCTGGCGTGCGCTGAAGGCGATCTGCTCCACGATCTCGCGGATATATGCGGGGATTTCGACGCGGCCCGTGCCGCGATCGGTCCACGCCTCCTGGCTGGTAATGGCGATGCCTTCTTCGATCGTCTCCGGATAATGCGTGCGAATCTCCGAGCCGATGCGATCTTTCAGCGGAGTGACAATCTTGCCGCGTGCGGTGTAGTCCTCCGGGTTTGCGCTGAAGACGAGTGCGAGATCCAGCGCCAGCCGGACAGGGTAGCCCTTAATCTGCACATCGCCTTCCTGCATGATGTTGAAGAGCGCAACCTGTATTTTTCCGGCAAGGTCGGGGAGTTCGTTGATGGCGAAGATGCCCCGATTGGCGCGTGGCAGCAATCCATAGTGCATGGTGAGCTCGTTCGACAGGTCCTGGCCGCCGCGTGCCGCCTTGATGGGGTCCAGGTCGCCGACGAGGTCTGCAACCGTGACGTCGGGCGTCGCGAGCTTTTCCACGTAGCGGTCGTCTCGCGAGAGATATGCAATGGAGACGTCGTCCCCGCGCTCCTCGATTAGCTCGCGGCAACGACGGCACAAGGGATGGTATGGATTGTCGCGGATTTCGCAGCCTGCCACGAAGGGCAGCTTTTCGTCGAGGATCGCAGTCAGCGCCCGTAGAATCCGGCTCTTGGCCTGGCCGCGGAGTCCCAGAAGGATGAAGTTCTGCCGCGACAACACTGCGTTGACGATCTGCGGAACCACCGTATCCTCATAGCCGACGATGCCGGGGAAGAGAGGATCTCTGGCCTTGAGGCGCGCGATCAGGTTTTCGCGCATCTCTTCTTTCACGCTGCGGTTTTTCAACCGTGCTTCGGAGAACAGATCGCTCTTGCGAAGTTCACCCAGAGTCAGGGGAAGGTGGCTCGGTGAAGACATAGATTCTCTCCTGCAGTTCGCTCCCTTGTTTGACTCGGAATCGCCTCAAGAGTTTGCTTGGGGTAGTTTGCCTGGGGCCTGTCGCTGTAGCGGCAATTACATCACGTGGCCGTTCCGGCTGGAAGCCAGAGATGCCTGCGCTCCGCGGCGGAGCTTGGGGAGAAATGTCTTGTAGAACTCCAGAAGCCGCAGCGTGCGGTCCGCGTCCGACCGCAAACAAAGGAGTTCCTGCTTAAAGTCCAGGTCTGCGGGCAGGCTCCACGCCAGTTGAAATGAGATGGAATCTGCAGGATTGAGAGCCGCGTATATGGCCTCCACTCCCGCCAGTTCCAGCGCCTCGTAGTGGAGGCCGAGGCACTCCTCGCGGTTTAGCCTGCTGGCAGTCTCGCCAAAGTCAGGCAGCAGATCAACTTCCGCCTGCAGAAAAGTGCGGGAGTTATCCAGCGTCTCGATCTCAAAGCGGTCGATTCCTTCGCATAGAATGTCCATCCGGCCATCGGAATAGCGTTCGAGGATACGAAGAATGTGCGCCGTACATCCAATAACCGCAAGGCCACCCCGCTGTGCCCGCACCACTCCGAAGATCCCGTTTCCGTCGAGGCATTCTGCGACCATCTCCCGGTAGCGGTTTTCGAAAATATGAAGCGGGAGAGGAGCCCCTGGAAAGAGCACCACATCCAGCGGGAACAAAGGGATTCTCATGGCTCCGTCCATTATGCACGTCCCGGCGGTGTGCGAAACATCCGCGGCGGTTTCTCTTTTGATCGCCTGAGATTGCCTCCGCGGAGAGATTTTCAGCCGGGACGTCGGCTTAATTCTCCAGATCGTCGAGCATATCCTGCATTTCGCCCTCGGCATGCGTGTTGCGGGTTCGAACCGCGCTTGCGATACCAGCCTTCAGGCGCTCCTTAGCTTCGTCGATGCGTCCGGCCTTGGCCAGCGTCTGGGCACACATGAAGTATCCCGGCGTGTAGTCGGGGTGATCCGTTGCGAGGCGGTCAAACTCTGCCAATGCAGCCGTCACGTCGCCGCTGTTGGCGTACTCCATCGCCAGCCCATAGCGGGCAAAGCTGTCCATGGGGTTCATGGTGAGAATCTGCTGCAACATGTCGATTTTGGTCATGCGCTCCTTTTTCTGCCTTGATCGCGCACTCCGGCGGGGCTCTGGGATTTGCCTAAATCCCCACAATTGCCGAAACTGGAAAGAGCCCCGAGAGAGCCGAATGGCCAGAGCCGATTCTAATTGCTGCTGGCCGATCCCGCCGAGGGTGTAAGTTTGCCGTCTTCAGGAAAGAGAGTTGTTCATGGATTTTGCCGATCATCCCCTCCCCATCCGCACGGTGGCGGACTCGCAGTCTGAGATGACCGAACTGATTTTGCCGAATGATACCAATACCCTCGGCAATCTGCTCGGCGGAAGGCTCATGCACTTCATCGATCTGGTCGGAGCCATGGCCGCCTACCGGCACTCGCGCACCCATGTCGTGACCGCTGCCATGGAGCACATCGACTTCATCGCCCCGGTGCATGTCGGGGACCTGCTGATTTTGAAGTCGTCCATGAATCGGGCCTTCAACACCTCGATGGAAGTGGGGGTCAAGGTCTGGGTGGAGAATACCCTGGCTGGAGTTCATCGCCACGTGGCGAGCGCCTATCTCACATTCGTCGCCATTGATTCGCAGGGGCGCCGCGTTCCCATACCACGGCTTCAGCCGGAGACGCAGGAGGAGGAACGGCGGTTTGAAGACGCCGGCCGGCGCAGGGAGCATCGCCAGTCCGAACGGGAGCGCAAGCGCGCGAGCCTGCCTCCGGAAAAGGAAATGCAAGGGGCGGTGCGCCCGGGGAAATTGTAACGATCCTGGTAACGATCAATCCCTGGAACGATCACAAGGAGCGATCACAAGGAACGATCCAGCAAAGTCACGATCCAATCTCTATATCGGCCTGAGACTTCGAAGGCGTAACGGAATTCGCAAAAAGGAAACGGATATCACAATGGGACACATGGCAACACCTCCAGCACCGCAGCCGCTCCCCGGAGTGGCCAACATCATCGCAATCGGATCGGGCAAGGGCGGAGTGGGAAAGACCACGCTGTCTGTCAACATTGCCGTGGCACTGGCAAAGCTCGGCTTCCGCGTGGGATTGATTGACGCCGATATCTACGGCCCGAACGTGCCACTCATGCTGGGCACCGGCGCCCAGCCACGCATCAAAGAAAACAATCAGATCGAACCCAATACGGCTCATGGCGTGAAGGTCATGTCGATCGGCTTCATCTCGCCGGGAGACAAGCCGCTGGTGATGCGCGGACCCATGCTTCACCAGATCATCCGCCAGTTTCTGCACCAGGTGGACTGGGGCGAGTTGGACTTCCTTCTGATCGATCTGCCGCCAGGAACGGGAGACGTCGTTATCTCGCTGGTGCAGACCGTTCCCTTGACCGGCGCCGTCGTCGTATCCACTCCTTCGGATGTGTCGCTGCAGGATGCGCGCAAGGCGGTGGAGATGTTCCACCAGGTCAACGTCGATATCCTCGGCATCGTGGAAAACATGAGCCACTTCACCTGCCCGCACTGCCACGAGGTTATTGATATCTTTGCCCGCGGCGGGGCGGATCGCATGGCGAAGCAGTTCAACGTTCCGTTCCTCGGATCGATCGAGCTGGTGCCGGAGATACGCGAGGGGGGCGACACGGGAATGCCCGTGGCTCTTGGCGGTCCGGAATCGGCCCAGGGCAAAGAGTTCTTTGCCGTCGCGGAAAAGCTCGTCGAGCGTGCCAAGGCGCAATCGAGCAAGGCCGAGAACATCTTTGAGATCAGCTAGAAAGGCTGATTGTCCGCGCGCAGCGGTCTGCAGTCGTGCCGGCGGGTAGTACTGCCCGCCGCACATGCGCGGGGCCTGCTGCGTATGCAGACTCCGCGGCCTCATGGGTCGCTGACAACAGCCCACTGAATGCCGCCGGGTTGACACCCCTCATGGCGCTTCCTAGAATTAAACAGGAAGACCTTGCCCATTCGCGCCCTGTTGGACTGCGACTGATGGGTTCAGGGGCGGTGGAATATGTCTGCTGAGGTTCGAATCAGTCCCAGGGAACGACTTGTACTCACGGCAATCGTCGAGACGTACATCGCGACCGGAGAGCCGGTGGCCTCGCAAACCGTTGCCCGCCACTTTGGCAGCAAAGATGGTATGAGTTCCGCGACGATCCGCAATGTCATGGCGAGTCTGGGCGAAGCGGGTCTGCTGGAGCAGCCGCACACATCCGCGGGGCGCATCCCTACGGCACAGGCATTCCGCTTTTATGTAGAGCAACTCAGTGGTTTATCGCGGCTTGCGCCCGGCAGCCTGACGCCGGAGCAGCGCGAGCAGATCGCAGACAGCTTTGCGGGGGTTCACGGCAGCCAGCAGTTTCTTGAGCGTACCTCCCACGTGCTGGCCTTGCTGTCGAGCGGTGTGGGTGTAGCGCTCGCATCCGGCACAGAGGCTCATTCGCTGGAGCATATTCACTTCACCCGGCTGAGCGCGAGACGCGTGCTTGCGGTCCTGGTGACGATGGCGGGAGCGGTGCTCGACCGGGTTCTGGTGTTGGATCGCGACCTGGCCCATGCCGAGCTTGAGGTTGCCGCGCGCTTTCTGAATGAGAATTTTCACGGCTGGTCCATCGAGCGCATTCGCGTGGATCTGACGCATCGCGTGGAAGCCGAGCGGAATGAGTATGACCGGCTCATGTCCTCGGTGGAAGAGCTATGCCGCAAAGGAGCCTTTGCCGCGGAGTTTGCGGACCAGAGTATCTTTGTGGAGGGTGTCGGCAACCTGGTCGCGAGCGAGATGGATCGCGAACGGTTGCGTCAGTTGCTGGGGGCCCTGGAGACGAAGCAGCGTCTGATCGAGTTGCTGAATGCTTATGTTGACTCACGCCAGCAGGCAGTGCGGGTGGTCGTGGGGCTTGAAGATTCCATCCCGGAGATGAGTAACATCGTGCTTTTTGGCGCTCCGGTGCATCTGGGCGCGGAGAGCTTCGGTACAGTCGCCGTAATCGGTCCTACGCGCATCCAGTATCAAGAGACGATCAATGCGGTTTCGTATATCGCGCAGCTTTCTGAACGCATCCTGCAGGCGCCCCAGCAGTGAGGCGGGAACGTCCGGGGAAAGAGACGCCACCATGGCTGCGTCAGCCCTATGAATCCATGAAAGAAATATTTTCGAAGGTACGTATGTCAACAACACAAAAGCCGTCCGATGGAAAAATTGAAGCACTGCTGAACACGGATCCCGCCTCAGATCCCGCGGAGGATGTGGTCAGTGGAATGGAGGCCGGCGAAGGGCCGGCAACCGTTACAGAGATGCCGCTCTCGGGAGCCGCTGTTCCACAAGAGGAGTATGAGCGGATCAAGGCCGAGCGCGATCAGCTCTTCGACCGGCTTGCACGCCTGCAGGCGGAGTTCGACAACGCCCGCAAGCGGGAGGCGAAGGAGCGCACGGAATTTCGCGACTACGCTATCGGGAATGCGGTCGCGCAGTTTCTTCCGGTCCTCGATAATTTTCAGCTGGCTCTCAATGCCAACGGCTCGGCAGAGCAGCTTCGCGGCGGAGTGGAGCTGATCGTCAAGCAGATGGAAGAAGCTCTGAAATCTCTCAACGTTGTTCCCGTGGAAACAGTAGGGGAACAGTTTGATCCGCATGTCCATGAGGCGCTTGGCACCGTAGAAAGCGAAGATGTGCCGGATCAGCAGATCGTCGATGAAATTCGGCGCGGTTACCGCATCCGTGATCGCCTGCTGCGCCCGGCGATGGTTCGTGTAGCCCATAATCCGAAGCAGAAAGAAGCATGAGCAGAACAGACAACGTGACCAAAACCGACTTTTATGAACTGCTGGGCGTGTCCCGCGATGCCACGGATCAAGAGATCAAAACGGCGTATCGCAAACTAGCCATGCAGCATCATCCGGATCGGAATCCGGATAATCCAGAATCTGAAGAGAAGTTCAAGGAAGCCAGCGAGGCCTACCAGGTCCTCTCCGACTCAGAAAAACGCGCGGCTTACGATCGATATGGGCATGCTGCGTTTAACGGCGGAGGCGGAGGTGGAAATCCCTTTGCCGGCGCACAGGATATCGGCGACATCTTCGGGGACATCTTCGGCGAGATGTTCAATATGGGGGGCCAGGGACGCAGGCCCTCGCGTGTCCAGCGCGGCCAGGATCTGCGCTATGACATGACGATCGAATTCGTCGAGGCGGCCTTTGGCAAAGATGCGGAGATTCAGATTCGGCGTCTGGAGGCCTGCGCGGATTGCCATGGCACAGGCACAGCCAGCGGCCGCGGTCCGGTAACCTGCCGCCAGTGCCAGGGGCGGGGCCAGGTTCGCTATCAGCAAGGATTCTTTTCGATTGCGCGGACTTGCTCGGCCTGCGGCGGTGTCGGCACGGTAATTTCCGATCCCTGCTCCACCTGCAAGGGGGACACCCGCGTGCATCGAGAGCACATGATCCAAGTCAAGATTCCGGCGGGGGTGGAAGATGGGACGCGGATCCGCTACCAGGCCGAGGGCGACGCCGGTCGATTTGGCGGGCCCAATGGCGACCTCTACATCTTCCTCACGGTAAAGCCGCACGCCTTTTTCGAACGGGATGGCAACGACCTGCACTGCATTCTGCCGATTTCGTTTCCCCAGGCTGCGCTTGGCGCCGAGTTGGATATTCCTACGCTGGAAGGCGAATCGAAGCTGAAGATTCCCGAAGGCACGCAGAGCGGCAAGGAGTTCCGCATTCGTTCCAAGGGAATTCCGTACCTGAACGAACATGGCCGCGGCGATCTCATCGTGCAGGTGATGGTGCAGACGCCGAAGAAGCTGAACAAGGTGCAGCGCGAACTGGTGCGGCAGCTTGCCGATACGCTCAAGGTGGAAAATACGCCAACCTCTCGCGGCCTGTTTGAAAAGATGAAGGAACTGTTCAGCTAAGGGCAAAGAACGGATAGGGAAGTGGTTGGAGAGAGCGGGCAGGGAAGCGATTCCTGTCCATGGCCGTTTGCAGGATCGACTACCTGCCCGTTGCCCGGTGAACCGCATCTCGCTCTTTGTATTTCAGGCTTTTACTCGAGCATCGCCGCGATCACGGACAGGGCGGCAATTGCCGCCGTCTCGGCTCGAAGAATTCGCGGTCCCAGGCTCACGGAGCGC
This window of the Acidisarcina sp. genome carries:
- a CDS encoding sigma-54 dependent transcriptional regulator, yielding MHLLVVDEDAAVRSACCEIATRLGYAATGAAGVAAARELLRGNAIDILLLDLKAPVAAGLELLEEVKTLHPQTSVVVMTAFATVNSAVEAMRTGASDYLTKPFALDEISGVLERASERKKVDVSSRRLRERLRNQQGLGNIIGRSPEMDKLYRILSKVAQSSHPVLILGESGTGKELVARAIHANGANASKPFIPVDCGSLVPTLIESELFGYVKGAFTGANRSKDGLLASAEGGTVFLDEIGELPLDLQAKLLRALQEKEIRPVGSTTRIPINVRVLAATNRDLAGMVEQGRFRKDLYYRLNVVNLRIPPLRDRKQDIPMLAAHFLDRLSRENATTYTLSDDALRTMIAYDWPGNVRELENSIERACALSSGPTLHMGDLPTQLQEFRLQVHRTNDAGSGAAQESAAAMPEVTPLAELEKQAILSTIRQLKGDKLMAAKLLGIGKTTLYRKLKEYGITEAMATDPAD
- a CDS encoding VWA domain-containing protein encodes the protein MKRIRYTKYNGSPASEMSMEDLLQALANYLLDSGYRDPYSRFAELDGEHTLESLREALRQALESGEMLDQSLQQQLDKMVESGQLDDLIEQLIDRMEQENYISVESPLNPARPSAGQGQVGEVEGQVRFEVTDKSLDFLGFKTLRDLLGSLGKSSYGRHDTQHWATGIETSGASQLYQFGDTLNLDTTATLSSAIAREGLRMPLNIEYSDLHVHQSEYQSSCATVVLLDCSHSMILYGEDRFTPAKRVAMALSHLIRTQYPGDSLSLVLFHDSAEEMPVSQIARVKVGPYYTNTREGLRLAQRILERQRKDMKQIVMITDGKPSALTLPDGRIYKNAFGLDPLVVSETLEEVARCKRSSIMINTFMLASDLGLVQFVQKVTSMCRGKAYFTTPDTLGEYLLMDYMQRKMRTVH
- a CDS encoding LON peptidase substrate-binding domain-containing protein — translated: MRIPLFPLDVVLFPGAPLPLHIFENRYREMVAECLDGNGIFGVVRAQRGGLAVIGCTAHILRILERYSDGRMDILCEGIDRFEIETLDNSRTFLQAEVDLLPDFGETASRLNREECLGLHYEALELAGVEAIYAALNPADSISFQLAWSLPADLDFKQELLCLRSDADRTLRLLEFYKTFLPKLRRGAQASLASSRNGHVM
- a CDS encoding tetratricopeptide repeat protein; this encodes MTKIDMLQQILTMNPMDSFARYGLAMEYANSGDVTAALAEFDRLATDHPDYTPGYFMCAQTLAKAGRIDEAKERLKAGIASAVRTRNTHAEGEMQDMLDDLEN
- a CDS encoding acyl-CoA thioesterase, producing the protein MDFADHPLPIRTVADSQSEMTELILPNDTNTLGNLLGGRLMHFIDLVGAMAAYRHSRTHVVTAAMEHIDFIAPVHVGDLLILKSSMNRAFNTSMEVGVKVWVENTLAGVHRHVASAYLTFVAIDSQGRRVPIPRLQPETQEEERRFEDAGRRREHRQSERERKRASLPPEKEMQGAVRPGKL
- a CDS encoding Mrp/NBP35 family ATP-binding protein yields the protein MATPPAPQPLPGVANIIAIGSGKGGVGKTTLSVNIAVALAKLGFRVGLIDADIYGPNVPLMLGTGAQPRIKENNQIEPNTAHGVKVMSIGFISPGDKPLVMRGPMLHQIIRQFLHQVDWGELDFLLIDLPPGTGDVVISLVQTVPLTGAVVVSTPSDVSLQDARKAVEMFHQVNVDILGIVENMSHFTCPHCHEVIDIFARGGADRMAKQFNVPFLGSIELVPEIREGGDTGMPVALGGPESAQGKEFFAVAEKLVERAKAQSSKAENIFEIS
- the hrcA gene encoding heat-inducible transcriptional repressor HrcA, giving the protein MSAEVRISPRERLVLTAIVETYIATGEPVASQTVARHFGSKDGMSSATIRNVMASLGEAGLLEQPHTSAGRIPTAQAFRFYVEQLSGLSRLAPGSLTPEQREQIADSFAGVHGSQQFLERTSHVLALLSSGVGVALASGTEAHSLEHIHFTRLSARRVLAVLVTMAGAVLDRVLVLDRDLAHAELEVAARFLNENFHGWSIERIRVDLTHRVEAERNEYDRLMSSVEELCRKGAFAAEFADQSIFVEGVGNLVASEMDRERLRQLLGALETKQRLIELLNAYVDSRQQAVRVVVGLEDSIPEMSNIVLFGAPVHLGAESFGTVAVIGPTRIQYQETINAVSYIAQLSERILQAPQQ
- a CDS encoding nucleotide exchange factor GrpE, with the translated sequence MSTTQKPSDGKIEALLNTDPASDPAEDVVSGMEAGEGPATVTEMPLSGAAVPQEEYERIKAERDQLFDRLARLQAEFDNARKREAKERTEFRDYAIGNAVAQFLPVLDNFQLALNANGSAEQLRGGVELIVKQMEEALKSLNVVPVETVGEQFDPHVHEALGTVESEDVPDQQIVDEIRRGYRIRDRLLRPAMVRVAHNPKQKEA
- the dnaJ gene encoding molecular chaperone DnaJ; translated protein: MSRTDNVTKTDFYELLGVSRDATDQEIKTAYRKLAMQHHPDRNPDNPESEEKFKEASEAYQVLSDSEKRAAYDRYGHAAFNGGGGGGNPFAGAQDIGDIFGDIFGEMFNMGGQGRRPSRVQRGQDLRYDMTIEFVEAAFGKDAEIQIRRLEACADCHGTGTASGRGPVTCRQCQGRGQVRYQQGFFSIARTCSACGGVGTVISDPCSTCKGDTRVHREHMIQVKIPAGVEDGTRIRYQAEGDAGRFGGPNGDLYIFLTVKPHAFFERDGNDLHCILPISFPQAALGAELDIPTLEGESKLKIPEGTQSGKEFRIRSKGIPYLNEHGRGDLIVQVMVQTPKKLNKVQRELVRQLADTLKVENTPTSRGLFEKMKELFS